The proteins below are encoded in one region of Drosophila santomea strain STO CAGO 1482 chromosome 3R, Prin_Dsan_1.1, whole genome shotgun sequence:
- the LOC120454375 gene encoding rootletin isoform X1, with protein sequence MMQAYRDNFKQTPCPSAVDLQAAGTAHPPGTASRLPFSRTQRGRDPSASGASVSASVAGGLTPRMMSPGPPGAGGGGGGVSGGGGDPSALLRQNQELRQRLADESHSYRRRLDTYKQAQHNQANLVSRLQSKIQQYRQRCSDLEDRMHETIKPTAGAGPKLTTGPTNQVLCSTSLTLGQSSLPCSSSLDSPPPSCSRDYVDDVLVTGSGGIGGGAAELCRKLEEEHQRCEQILAQNGALRQQLEESNRTNEALTNDLQKLTNDWAGLRDELLIKEDEFKEEEQAFKDYYNSEHNRLLKMWREVVAVKRSFKEMQTAMKAEVAKMGQEINCVGKDISGSNATVAFAVQQAKRAADEELKQSQRSNDELQNQLATLKVQYESARHEIMERDQRLLELMNQLKKLEDRCAQAESQAALASRYSDEIERLNNSMREIAQAVVQDAENADREADAEVTGGVMQHMHLTRDAASVAGGAGSTAGGGGGGGKSPRRNSTRASQAFAEGTISAVQAALHKYQLALHDMQVKFQNSSETLRSTKSQLETSEGTKQLLTTKMQQLTEKLDSSNSKLSELLQERESLQRGLDDIRVQKQQSEMGRADINSAFENLSSDYEKMQLNCGKLQKRIDSMEEDKKAVELEIQRILKDKNITELNLRSEEDRSSRLREETISLREELNRVSLNRDLLEQQRIESDNLINLLEKQKSDLEYDLDKLLLEKCDLQEKHEKLSNNSCSTSDELKSVQNCLQDAQEERKKLRIQSVDQCNEIGELKKELAILDKARLELETDNLSAGEKLKCLQLEKEKILQDLACVTRDRGDIHNQLTAMCRKKEALNEELMRTRQRLEQTTETNSRLNRNLEEMVKDVEEKQVVIDLHEKDTHRLNELLAALRSEKESLESVLFDTNTSLEATEERRSQLERDLQEALVREESLKNHVARLQKELEQCQRKAQETKTQLLNAARAAESDFNQKIANLQACAEEAAKRHGEEILQLRNALEKRMQQALQALQTAKDDEIEKLQERLATLQAHLESLVQQHEEALIRAESEKQQALLIAHRDKQAVAERLEAVSRDLKTEQESLDRSRREANARDEKQRAAIAQLKDEMVQMRTKEEEHKIKLEECIRKQELQLSSLREERESLCRVSEELKMEIRLKEDKMEGTNNELQDALRKSKEGEGFIDSLRKELTDCRRQLADSNIERDKYSGSNKELRDHVKRVESAKREQARAIEEALQKISNLEDTKNSLENERTRLSTILKETENHFTKTTQDLNATKAQLQKAQVEFAQKDEGGKELQCKLVAEVELKERAQQELCQIKKQLSDLEANLCATRQELGRARCQNNQEEHRFHAREQELAQRLEEGRGREKRLEDQKHNLEVCLADATQQIQELKARLGGAEGRIRALDEQLSCVELHKRDTEQKLSSVVHTLRRIAGIQVDGSVNLSHRLLSPSRRFSPSRSCGDYDNRSTSQCPDGPIDVDPDLVRKGVRNLMHQVAQLEREKDDYKSQLGAAKKQLQDAAEQQLRCDAKLGKLQAMLRNLQEEKSNLETDRKMKISAIQALEEKLKHRNDECQMLRERLAQTEMQLAATSEENGQNEERLEKSRQQCSKLDNEKRQLQEELAKVEGRASKLDLQRVAMEGDLTRLQMALQEKDCSIRQMAERLENQNRALTQLEDRCTALKTTVDQLKERLQKSAVSETQLRGELKTLQKELSEQGHCSQANEDKLKLVQKSLQTAENEKRILTERLDSAQTNLNELRRSQQAQLDGNQRLQEQVTDLEVQRSALESQLRIAKWNQESGGDKGLTNGNGGGNGEEELSRQLKSSQREKSELRSKLQTLQDKVKQLECDRKSKFSGGNAYDRAEKSNSYYGGAAESGEFDSNRYDVGGGNAGTAGGGSFNCGLDHSVIEQETRDLRLKVRRLETLLAEKESELARCKARMNDSAKCHDGLDGDRYRSAQMHAEKLLDAREQSHRQQVLRLENQISMLREQLAQEAKRRQQYILRSSKANREMQHLRSTLGDSLRNVSQHPVDPHLLESESRRLDSAVSMSLPPSTCRDYDRD encoded by the exons ATG ATGCAGGCGTATCGCGATAACTTCAAGCAAACGCCCTGCCCATCGGCCGTCGACCTTCAGGCGGCTGGAACAGCCCACCCACCGGGCACCGCCTCCCGGCTGCCCTTCTCGCGCACCCAGCGTGGGCGTGACCCCTCGGCCAGTGGCGCCTCCGTTTCCGCCTCCGTTGCGGGCGGCCTAACGCCCAGGATGATGAGTCCGGGTCCGCCGGGcgccggaggaggaggaggaggagtgagcggcggcggcggagaTCCATCGGCCCTGTTGCGGCAGAACCAGGAGCTGCGCCAACGGCTGGCCGACGAGTCGCATAGCTATCGACGCCGCCTGGACACCTACAAGCAGGCGCAGCACAACCAGGCCAACCTGGTCAGCCGACTGCAGTCGAAGATCCAGCAGTATCGCCAGCGTTGCAGCGACCTGGAGGATCGCATGCACGAGACCATTAAGCCGACGGCGGGAGCAGGACCCAAGTTGACCACCGGTCCGACCAACCAAGTGCTG TGCTCAACTTCTTTGACTCTGGGGCAGAGCAGCTTGCCCTGCAGCTCCTCACTGGACTCGCCGCCGCCCAGCTGCAGTCGCGACTATGTCGACGATGTCCTGGTCACCGGCAGCGGTGGCATTGGCGGCGGAGCGGCGGAACTGTGCCGCaaactggaggaggagcaccaGCGCTGCGAGCAGATCCTCGCCCAGAACGGCGCACTGCGtcagcagctggaggagtCGAATCGCACCAACGAGGCGCTGACCAATGACCTGCAGAAGCTGACCAACGACTGGGCGGGTCTGCGGGATGAGCTGCTGATCAAGGAGGATGAGttcaaggaggaggagcaggccTTCAAGGACTACTACAACAGCGAGCACAATCGCCTGCTGAAGATGTGGCGCGAAGTGGTGGCCGTGAAGAGATCCTTCAAGGAGATGCAGACGGCCATGAAGGCTGAGGTGGCCAAGATGGGTCAAGAGATCAATTGCGTGGGCAAGGACATCAGTGGCTCCAATGCAACGGTCGCCTTTGCCGTCCAGCAGGCCAAGCGAGCGGCGGATGAGGAACTGAAGCAATCGCAGCGCAGCAACGACGAGCTCCAGAATCAATTGGCCACGCTGAAGGTGCAGTACGAGAGTGCCCGGCACGAGATCATGGAGCGGGATCAGCGACTACTGGAGCTAATGAATCAGCTGAAGAAGCTGGAGGATCGCTGCGCCCAAGCGGAATCCCAAGCAGCGCTGGCCAGTCGCTATAGCGACGAGATCGAGCGACTGAACAATTCCATGCGCGAAATTGCGCAGGCCGTCGTTCAAGATGCCGAGAACGCGGATCGCGAGGCGGACGCCGAGGTCACCGGCGGTGTCATGCAGCACATGCACCTGACGCGTGACGCCGCCTCCGTGGCGGGTGGAGCAGGTAGCACCgccggcggtggtggtggtggtgggaaATCACCGCGTCGCAACTCGACACGCGCCTCTCAAGCCTTCGCCGAGGGCACCATCTCAGCCGTCCAGGCGGCGCTCCACAAATACCAACTGGCGCTCCACGACATGCAGGTGAAATTCCAGAATAGCAGTGAAACATTGCGCAGCACCAAGTCGCAGCTGGAGACCAGCGAGGGCACCAAACAGCTGCTGACCACCAAGATGCAGCAGCTCACCGAGAAGTTGGACAGCAGCAACTCCAAGCTGTCGGAACTGCTGCAGGAAAGGGAGAGTTTGCAGCGCGGACTGGACGACATCCGCGTTCAGAAGCAGCAATCCGAGATGGGACGAGCCGACATCAATAGTGCG TTCGAGAACCTGAGCAGCGACTATGAGAAGATGCAGCTGAACTGTGGAAAGCTGCAGAAGCGCATCGATTCCATGGAGGAGGACAAAAAGGCGGTGGAGCTGGAGATTCAACGCATTCTGAAGGACAAGAACATAACCGAGTTGAATTTAAG GTCCGAGGAAGATCGCAGCAGTCGTTTGCGTGAGGAGACCATATCCTTGCGCGAGGAGCTCAATCGAGTGAGCCTGAACCGTGATCTACTCGAGCAGCAGCGCATCGAGTCCGATAATCTGATCAATCTGCTGGAGAAACAAAAGTCCGATCTGGAGTACGATCTGGACAAGCTGTTGCTGGAGAAGTGCGATCTGCAGGAGAAGCACGAGAAGCTATCCAACAACAGTTGCTCCACCAGTGATGAGCTGAAGAGCGTTCAGAATTGCCTCCAGGATGCACAGGAGGAGCGCAAGAAGCTTCGCATTCAGTCCGTCGATCAGTGCAATGAAATTGGAGAACTAAAGAAGGAGTTGGCCATACTGGACAAGGCGCGACTCGAACTGGAGACGGACAATCTGTCAGCTGGCGAGAAGCTTAAGTGTCtgcagctggagaaggagAAAATCCTGCAGGACTTGGCCTGCGTCACCCGGGATCGTGGTGACATCCACAATCAGCTCACGGCGATGTGTCGCAAGAAGGAGGCTCTGAATGAGGAACTCATGCGGACACGCCAGCGTCTGGAGCAAACCACCGAAACTAACAGTCGCCTGAATCGAAATCTGGAGGAGATGGTGAAGGATGTGGAGGAGAAGCAGGTGGTCATCGATCTGCACGAGAAGGACACCCATCGCTTGAACGAACTCCTCGCAGCCCTGCGCTCGGAGAAGGAGTCCCTGGAGTCGGTGCTCTTCGATACGAACACCTCACTGGAGGCCACCGAGGAGCGACGCAGTCAGCTGGAGCGGGATCTGCAGGAGGCTCTGGTGCGCGAGGAGAGCCTCAAGAATCACGTGGCTCGCTtgcagaaggagctggagcagtGCCAGCGCAAGGCCCAGGAGACCAAGACGCAGTTGCTCAACGCTGCCCGTGCGGCGGAGAGTGACTTCAACCAGAAAATCGCCAATCTGCAGGCTTGTGCCGAGGAGGCGGCCAAGCGACATGGCGAGGAGATCCTACAGTTGCGGAATGCCCTCGAGAAGCGGATGCAACAGGCCCTGCAGGCGCTGCAAACGGCCAAGGATGATGAGATCGAGAAGTTGCAGGAGCGCCTGGCCACCTTGCAGGCCCATCTCGAGAGCCTCGTCCAGCAGCACGAGGAGGCACTGATCCGGGCCGAGAGCGAGAAGCAGCAGGCCCTGTTGATTGCCCACCGGGATAAGCAAGCGGTGGCCGAGCGCTTGGAGGCGGTATCCCGGGATCTGAAGACCGAGCAGGAGTCCCTCGATCGGAGCAGACGGGAGGCCAATGCGCGGGATGAGAAGCAGCGGGCGGCCATTGCCCAGCTGAAGGACGAGATGGTGCAGATGCGCaccaaggaggaggagcacaa GATTAAGTTGGAGGAGTGCATCCGGAAGCAGGAGCTGCAGTTGAGTAGCCTGCGGGAGGAGCGCGAGTCCTTGTGTCGTGTGAGTGAGGAGCTAAAGATGGAGATTCGGCTGAAGGAGGACAAAATGGAGGGCACCAACAACGAGCTGCAGGATGCACTGCGCAAGTCCAAAGAGG GTGAGGGCTTCATCGACAGCTTGCGCAAGGAGCTGACCGACTGTCGCCGGCAACTGGCGGACAGCAACATCGAGCGGGATAAGTATTCCGGCAGCAACAAGGAGCTGCGCGATCACGTGAAGCGCGTGGAGAGCGCCAAGCGGGAGCAGGCACGCGCCATCGAGGAGGCTCTGCAGAAGATTAGCAATCTGGAGGACACCAAGAACTCGTTGGAGAACGAACGCACGCGATTGAGCACCATACTGAAGGAGACGGAGAATCACTTCACAAAGACCACCCAGGATCTGAATGCTACCAAGGCGCAGCTGCAGAAGGCTCAAGTGGAGTTTGCCCAGAAGGACGAGGGTGGCAAGGAGTTGCAGTGCAAGCTGGTTGCCGAGGTGGAGTTGAAGGAGCGGGCCCAGCAGGAGCTCTGCCAGATTAAGAAGCAACTATCGGACCTCGAGGCCAATCTTTGTGCCACCCGCCAGGAATTGGGCAGGGCTCGGTGTCAGAACAACCAGGAGGAGCATCGCTTCCATGCCCGAGAGCAGGAGCTGGCCCAGCGCTTGGAGGAGGGTCGTGGTAGGGAGAAGCGCCTGGAGGATCAGAAGCACAACCTGGAGGTCTGCCTGGCCGATGCCACCCAGCAGATTCAGGAGTTGAAGGCCCGTTTGGGCGGCGCCGAAGGTCGCATCCGGGCTTTGGATGAGCAGTTGTCGTGCGTGGAGCTACACAAGCGGGACACCGAACAGAAGCTATCATCGGTGGTTCACACTCTGCGCAGGATCGCTGGCATCCAAGTGGACGGCAGTGTGAATCTCTCACATCGTTTGCTGAGTCCCTCGCGAAGATTCAGTCCGTCTCGCAGTTGCGGAGACTATGACAACCGGAGCACTTCACAATGTCCGGATGGACCAATCGATGTGGACCCGGATCTGGTGAGGAAGGGTGTCCGCAACCTGATGCACCAGGTGGCTCAGTTGGAGCGCGAGAAGGATGACTACAAGTCCCAACTGGGAGCAGCAAAGAAGCAGCTCCAAGATGCTGCTGAACAGCAGCTGCGATGCGACGCCAAGCTGGGCAAATTGCAGGCCATGCTAAGGAATCTCCAGGAGGAGAAGAGCAATCTGGAAACGGACCGCAAGATGAAGATCTCCGCCATCCAGGCGCTGGAGGAGAAGCTCAAGCATCGCAACGATGAGTGCCAGATGCTAAGGGAACGTTTGGCCCAAACCGAGATGCAACTGGCTGCCACATCCGAGGAGAATGGCCAGAACGAGGAACGCCTGGAGAAGAGCCGACAGCAGTGCTCCAAACTGGACAACGAGAAGCGCCAGCTGCAGGAGGAACTGGCCAAGGTGGAGGGCCGGGCCAGCAAACTCGATCTGCAGCGGGTTGCCATGGAGGGCGACCTCACCAGGCTACAGATGGCCCTGCAGGAGAAGGACTGCAGCATTCGTCAAATGGCTGAGCGTCTGGAGAACCAAAACCGTGCCCTGACCCAACTGGAGGATCGCTGTACCGCCCTTAAAACCACCGTAGATCAGTTGAAGGAGCGCCTCCAGAAGTCCGCCGTGAGTGAAACCCAGCTGCGGGGCGAGCTCAAGACGCTGCAGAAGGAGCTCTCTGAGCAGGGTCACTGTTCCCAGGCCAACGAGGATAAGCTGAAGCTGGTGCAAAAGTCGCTGCAGACCGCCGAGAACGAGAAGCGCATCCTCACCGAACGCCTGGACAGCGCACAGACCAATCTCAACGAGCTGCGACGTAGCCAACAGGCCCAGCTGGATGGCAATCAGCGGCTGCAGGAACAAGTCACCGATCTGGAGGTTCAGCGCTCGGCCTTGGAGTCCCAACTGCGGATTGCCAAGTGGAACCAGGAGAGTGGCGGTGACAAGGGTCTGACAAACGGCAACGGAGGCGGCAATGGCGAGGAGGAGCTCAGCAGGCAGCTGAAGTCCTCGCAGCGGGAGAAGTCGGAGCTACGCAGCAAGCTGCAGACCCTGCAG GACAAAGTCAAACAGTTGGAATGCGACCGCAAGAGCAAGTTTTCGGGCGGAAATGCCTACGATCGAGCTGAGAAGTCCAACTCCTATTACGGTGGCGCTGCTGAGTCCGGCGAGTTCGACTCCAACCGCTACGATGTGGGTGGCGGCAATGCCGGCACTGCTGGTGGGGGCTCTTTCAACTGCGGATTGGATCACAGTGTAATCGAGCAGGAGACGCGCGATCTGCGACTCAAGGTGCGCCGCCTGGAGACGCTGCTGGCGGAGAAGGAGTCCGAGTTGGCGCGCTGCAAGGCTCGCATGAACGACAGCGCCAAGTGCCATGATGGCTTGGATGGGGATCGCTATCGCAGTGCTCAGATGCACGCAGAGAAGCTGCTCGACGCCAGGGAGCAGTCGCATCGGCAACAAGTGCTGCGCCTGGAGAACCAG ATCTCTATGCTGCGCGAGCAGTTGGCTCAGGAGGCCAAACGGCGGCAGCAGTACATTCTGCGCAGCTCGAAGGCCAATAGGGAAATGCAGCATTTGAGGAGCACACTGGGAGATTCCCTGCGCAATGTCTCCCAACACCCGGTGGATCCCCATCTCCTGGAGAGCGAGAGTCGGCG TCTCGATTCGGCCGTTTCAATGAGCCTGCCGCCGTCGACCTGCCGGGACTATGATCGCGATTAG
- the LOC120454375 gene encoding rootletin isoform X2: MQLNCGKLQKRIDSMEEDKKAVELEIQRILKDKNITELNLRSEEDRSSRLREETISLREELNRVSLNRDLLEQQRIESDNLINLLEKQKSDLEYDLDKLLLEKCDLQEKHEKLSNNSCSTSDELKSVQNCLQDAQEERKKLRIQSVDQCNEIGELKKELAILDKARLELETDNLSAGEKLKCLQLEKEKILQDLACVTRDRGDIHNQLTAMCRKKEALNEELMRTRQRLEQTTETNSRLNRNLEEMVKDVEEKQVVIDLHEKDTHRLNELLAALRSEKESLESVLFDTNTSLEATEERRSQLERDLQEALVREESLKNHVARLQKELEQCQRKAQETKTQLLNAARAAESDFNQKIANLQACAEEAAKRHGEEILQLRNALEKRMQQALQALQTAKDDEIEKLQERLATLQAHLESLVQQHEEALIRAESEKQQALLIAHRDKQAVAERLEAVSRDLKTEQESLDRSRREANARDEKQRAAIAQLKDEMVQMRTKEEEHKIKLEECIRKQELQLSSLREERESLCRVSEELKMEIRLKEDKMEGTNNELQDALRKSKEGEGFIDSLRKELTDCRRQLADSNIERDKYSGSNKELRDHVKRVESAKREQARAIEEALQKISNLEDTKNSLENERTRLSTILKETENHFTKTTQDLNATKAQLQKAQVEFAQKDEGGKELQCKLVAEVELKERAQQELCQIKKQLSDLEANLCATRQELGRARCQNNQEEHRFHAREQELAQRLEEGRGREKRLEDQKHNLEVCLADATQQIQELKARLGGAEGRIRALDEQLSCVELHKRDTEQKLSSVVHTLRRIAGIQVDGSVNLSHRLLSPSRRFSPSRSCGDYDNRSTSQCPDGPIDVDPDLVRKGVRNLMHQVAQLEREKDDYKSQLGAAKKQLQDAAEQQLRCDAKLGKLQAMLRNLQEEKSNLETDRKMKISAIQALEEKLKHRNDECQMLRERLAQTEMQLAATSEENGQNEERLEKSRQQCSKLDNEKRQLQEELAKVEGRASKLDLQRVAMEGDLTRLQMALQEKDCSIRQMAERLENQNRALTQLEDRCTALKTTVDQLKERLQKSAVSETQLRGELKTLQKELSEQGHCSQANEDKLKLVQKSLQTAENEKRILTERLDSAQTNLNELRRSQQAQLDGNQRLQEQVTDLEVQRSALESQLRIAKWNQESGGDKGLTNGNGGGNGEEELSRQLKSSQREKSELRSKLQTLQDKVKQLECDRKSKFSGGNAYDRAEKSNSYYGGAAESGEFDSNRYDVGGGNAGTAGGGSFNCGLDHSVIEQETRDLRLKVRRLETLLAEKESELARCKARMNDSAKCHDGLDGDRYRSAQMHAEKLLDAREQSHRQQVLRLENQISMLREQLAQEAKRRQQYILRSSKANREMQHLRSTLGDSLRNVSQHPVDPHLLESESRRLDSAVSMSLPPSTCRDYDRD, translated from the exons ATGCAGCTGAACTGTGGAAAGCTGCAGAAGCGCATCGATTCCATGGAGGAGGACAAAAAGGCGGTGGAGCTGGAGATTCAACGCATTCTGAAGGACAAGAACATAACCGAGTTGAATTTAAG GTCCGAGGAAGATCGCAGCAGTCGTTTGCGTGAGGAGACCATATCCTTGCGCGAGGAGCTCAATCGAGTGAGCCTGAACCGTGATCTACTCGAGCAGCAGCGCATCGAGTCCGATAATCTGATCAATCTGCTGGAGAAACAAAAGTCCGATCTGGAGTACGATCTGGACAAGCTGTTGCTGGAGAAGTGCGATCTGCAGGAGAAGCACGAGAAGCTATCCAACAACAGTTGCTCCACCAGTGATGAGCTGAAGAGCGTTCAGAATTGCCTCCAGGATGCACAGGAGGAGCGCAAGAAGCTTCGCATTCAGTCCGTCGATCAGTGCAATGAAATTGGAGAACTAAAGAAGGAGTTGGCCATACTGGACAAGGCGCGACTCGAACTGGAGACGGACAATCTGTCAGCTGGCGAGAAGCTTAAGTGTCtgcagctggagaaggagAAAATCCTGCAGGACTTGGCCTGCGTCACCCGGGATCGTGGTGACATCCACAATCAGCTCACGGCGATGTGTCGCAAGAAGGAGGCTCTGAATGAGGAACTCATGCGGACACGCCAGCGTCTGGAGCAAACCACCGAAACTAACAGTCGCCTGAATCGAAATCTGGAGGAGATGGTGAAGGATGTGGAGGAGAAGCAGGTGGTCATCGATCTGCACGAGAAGGACACCCATCGCTTGAACGAACTCCTCGCAGCCCTGCGCTCGGAGAAGGAGTCCCTGGAGTCGGTGCTCTTCGATACGAACACCTCACTGGAGGCCACCGAGGAGCGACGCAGTCAGCTGGAGCGGGATCTGCAGGAGGCTCTGGTGCGCGAGGAGAGCCTCAAGAATCACGTGGCTCGCTtgcagaaggagctggagcagtGCCAGCGCAAGGCCCAGGAGACCAAGACGCAGTTGCTCAACGCTGCCCGTGCGGCGGAGAGTGACTTCAACCAGAAAATCGCCAATCTGCAGGCTTGTGCCGAGGAGGCGGCCAAGCGACATGGCGAGGAGATCCTACAGTTGCGGAATGCCCTCGAGAAGCGGATGCAACAGGCCCTGCAGGCGCTGCAAACGGCCAAGGATGATGAGATCGAGAAGTTGCAGGAGCGCCTGGCCACCTTGCAGGCCCATCTCGAGAGCCTCGTCCAGCAGCACGAGGAGGCACTGATCCGGGCCGAGAGCGAGAAGCAGCAGGCCCTGTTGATTGCCCACCGGGATAAGCAAGCGGTGGCCGAGCGCTTGGAGGCGGTATCCCGGGATCTGAAGACCGAGCAGGAGTCCCTCGATCGGAGCAGACGGGAGGCCAATGCGCGGGATGAGAAGCAGCGGGCGGCCATTGCCCAGCTGAAGGACGAGATGGTGCAGATGCGCaccaaggaggaggagcacaa GATTAAGTTGGAGGAGTGCATCCGGAAGCAGGAGCTGCAGTTGAGTAGCCTGCGGGAGGAGCGCGAGTCCTTGTGTCGTGTGAGTGAGGAGCTAAAGATGGAGATTCGGCTGAAGGAGGACAAAATGGAGGGCACCAACAACGAGCTGCAGGATGCACTGCGCAAGTCCAAAGAGG GTGAGGGCTTCATCGACAGCTTGCGCAAGGAGCTGACCGACTGTCGCCGGCAACTGGCGGACAGCAACATCGAGCGGGATAAGTATTCCGGCAGCAACAAGGAGCTGCGCGATCACGTGAAGCGCGTGGAGAGCGCCAAGCGGGAGCAGGCACGCGCCATCGAGGAGGCTCTGCAGAAGATTAGCAATCTGGAGGACACCAAGAACTCGTTGGAGAACGAACGCACGCGATTGAGCACCATACTGAAGGAGACGGAGAATCACTTCACAAAGACCACCCAGGATCTGAATGCTACCAAGGCGCAGCTGCAGAAGGCTCAAGTGGAGTTTGCCCAGAAGGACGAGGGTGGCAAGGAGTTGCAGTGCAAGCTGGTTGCCGAGGTGGAGTTGAAGGAGCGGGCCCAGCAGGAGCTCTGCCAGATTAAGAAGCAACTATCGGACCTCGAGGCCAATCTTTGTGCCACCCGCCAGGAATTGGGCAGGGCTCGGTGTCAGAACAACCAGGAGGAGCATCGCTTCCATGCCCGAGAGCAGGAGCTGGCCCAGCGCTTGGAGGAGGGTCGTGGTAGGGAGAAGCGCCTGGAGGATCAGAAGCACAACCTGGAGGTCTGCCTGGCCGATGCCACCCAGCAGATTCAGGAGTTGAAGGCCCGTTTGGGCGGCGCCGAAGGTCGCATCCGGGCTTTGGATGAGCAGTTGTCGTGCGTGGAGCTACACAAGCGGGACACCGAACAGAAGCTATCATCGGTGGTTCACACTCTGCGCAGGATCGCTGGCATCCAAGTGGACGGCAGTGTGAATCTCTCACATCGTTTGCTGAGTCCCTCGCGAAGATTCAGTCCGTCTCGCAGTTGCGGAGACTATGACAACCGGAGCACTTCACAATGTCCGGATGGACCAATCGATGTGGACCCGGATCTGGTGAGGAAGGGTGTCCGCAACCTGATGCACCAGGTGGCTCAGTTGGAGCGCGAGAAGGATGACTACAAGTCCCAACTGGGAGCAGCAAAGAAGCAGCTCCAAGATGCTGCTGAACAGCAGCTGCGATGCGACGCCAAGCTGGGCAAATTGCAGGCCATGCTAAGGAATCTCCAGGAGGAGAAGAGCAATCTGGAAACGGACCGCAAGATGAAGATCTCCGCCATCCAGGCGCTGGAGGAGAAGCTCAAGCATCGCAACGATGAGTGCCAGATGCTAAGGGAACGTTTGGCCCAAACCGAGATGCAACTGGCTGCCACATCCGAGGAGAATGGCCAGAACGAGGAACGCCTGGAGAAGAGCCGACAGCAGTGCTCCAAACTGGACAACGAGAAGCGCCAGCTGCAGGAGGAACTGGCCAAGGTGGAGGGCCGGGCCAGCAAACTCGATCTGCAGCGGGTTGCCATGGAGGGCGACCTCACCAGGCTACAGATGGCCCTGCAGGAGAAGGACTGCAGCATTCGTCAAATGGCTGAGCGTCTGGAGAACCAAAACCGTGCCCTGACCCAACTGGAGGATCGCTGTACCGCCCTTAAAACCACCGTAGATCAGTTGAAGGAGCGCCTCCAGAAGTCCGCCGTGAGTGAAACCCAGCTGCGGGGCGAGCTCAAGACGCTGCAGAAGGAGCTCTCTGAGCAGGGTCACTGTTCCCAGGCCAACGAGGATAAGCTGAAGCTGGTGCAAAAGTCGCTGCAGACCGCCGAGAACGAGAAGCGCATCCTCACCGAACGCCTGGACAGCGCACAGACCAATCTCAACGAGCTGCGACGTAGCCAACAGGCCCAGCTGGATGGCAATCAGCGGCTGCAGGAACAAGTCACCGATCTGGAGGTTCAGCGCTCGGCCTTGGAGTCCCAACTGCGGATTGCCAAGTGGAACCAGGAGAGTGGCGGTGACAAGGGTCTGACAAACGGCAACGGAGGCGGCAATGGCGAGGAGGAGCTCAGCAGGCAGCTGAAGTCCTCGCAGCGGGAGAAGTCGGAGCTACGCAGCAAGCTGCAGACCCTGCAG GACAAAGTCAAACAGTTGGAATGCGACCGCAAGAGCAAGTTTTCGGGCGGAAATGCCTACGATCGAGCTGAGAAGTCCAACTCCTATTACGGTGGCGCTGCTGAGTCCGGCGAGTTCGACTCCAACCGCTACGATGTGGGTGGCGGCAATGCCGGCACTGCTGGTGGGGGCTCTTTCAACTGCGGATTGGATCACAGTGTAATCGAGCAGGAGACGCGCGATCTGCGACTCAAGGTGCGCCGCCTGGAGACGCTGCTGGCGGAGAAGGAGTCCGAGTTGGCGCGCTGCAAGGCTCGCATGAACGACAGCGCCAAGTGCCATGATGGCTTGGATGGGGATCGCTATCGCAGTGCTCAGATGCACGCAGAGAAGCTGCTCGACGCCAGGGAGCAGTCGCATCGGCAACAAGTGCTGCGCCTGGAGAACCAG ATCTCTATGCTGCGCGAGCAGTTGGCTCAGGAGGCCAAACGGCGGCAGCAGTACATTCTGCGCAGCTCGAAGGCCAATAGGGAAATGCAGCATTTGAGGAGCACACTGGGAGATTCCCTGCGCAATGTCTCCCAACACCCGGTGGATCCCCATCTCCTGGAGAGCGAGAGTCGGCG TCTCGATTCGGCCGTTTCAATGAGCCTGCCGCCGTCGACCTGCCGGGACTATGATCGCGATTAG